In Gossypium arboreum isolate Shixiya-1 chromosome 6, ASM2569848v2, whole genome shotgun sequence, the following are encoded in one genomic region:
- the LOC108481985 gene encoding probable serine/threonine-protein kinase PBL12 isoform X1 codes for MTVKKITWKSLMLSCYNSKDIISPSDSGEKDSKPCQFQRLSMSDVSDRSSPLSVDDLSTSLLGSNLHVFTFAELRLITHYFARCNLLGEGGFGPVYKGFIDDKLRPGLKAQPVAVKALDLYGLQGHREWLAEIIFLGQLRHPHLVKLIGYCYEEDNRVLVYEYMPRGSLENQLFRSMLFYFIECVCTCIYRSLNLYRPTFTGYSAPLPWSARMKIALAAAKGLAFLHEADKPVIFRDFKSSNILLDSDYNCKLSDFGLAKDGPEGEQTHVTTRVMGTQGYAAPEYIMTGHLTTMSDVYSFGVVLLELLTGKRSVDNSRPGREQSLVEWARPLLRDPKKLDKLIDARLERQFSNKGAQKVAALAYKCLSHQPKPRPSMGDVVKILDSVQGFEDEFVGPFVYVVPNETDGDKELFTTKDCGVEKHELHRCGWRNDQIASFFGS; via the exons atgaCAGTGAAGAAGATTACATGGAAATCTCTCATGTTAAGCTGTTACAATAGCAAGGACATCATCTCTCCATCTGATTCAGGGGAGAAGGATTCGAAACCATGTCAATTCCAAAGACTATCAATGTCCGACGTAAGTGATCGCAGCTCGCCACTCTCTGTCGACGATCTCTCGACCTCTCTACTCGGCTCAAATCTTCATGTGTTTACCTTTGCGGAGCTAAGACTAATAACCCATTATTTCGCACGCTGTAATCTGCTCGGTGAAGGAGGGTTCGGACCGGTTTACAAAGGTTTCATTGATGACAAGCTTAGGCCTGGATTGAAGGCTCAGCCGGTTGCTGTCAAGGCACTGGACTTGTATGGCTTGCAGGGTCATAGGGAGTGGCTG GCTGAAATAATCTTTCTTGGTCAACTACGGCATCCTCATCTGGTTAAGTTGATTGGATATTGTTATGAAGAAGATAACAGAGTTTTAGTGTATGAATATATGCCAAGAGGAAGCTTAGAAAATCAACTCTTTAGAAGTATGTTGTTTTATTTCATAGAGTGtgtatgtacatgtatatatagatCACTGAATTTATATAGGCCAACTTTTACAGGGTATTCAGCTCCCTTACCATGGTCTGCTAGGATGAAAATTGCCTTGGCAGCAGCAAAGGGCCTGGCTTTCCTACATGAAGCTGATAAACCAGTAATATTTCGGGACTTTAAATCTTCAAACATCTTGTTAGACTCT GATTACAATTGCAAACTATCGGATTTCGGGTTAGCAAAGGATGGTCCAGAAGGCGAACAGACTCATGTAACGACCCGAGTTATGGGCACACAAGGATATGCAGCTCCAGAGTATATCATGACTG GTCATTTGACAACAATGAGTGATGTGTACAGCTTTGGAGTGGTTCTCTTAGAGTTACTAACAGGGAAACGATCTGTGGACAATAGCCGGCCCGGTCGAGAGCAGAGCCTTGTGGAATGGGCAAGGCCATTATTAAGGGACCCTAAGAAGCTTGATAAGCTAATAGATGCTAGACTTGAGAGACAATTTTCCAACAAGGGGGCTCAAAAGGTGGCTGCGTTGGCATACAAATGCTTGAGCCACCAACCAAAGCCAAGGCCTAGCATGGGCGATGTGGTCAAGATCCTGGACTCTGTTCAGGGGTTTGAGGATGAATTTGTTGGACCTTTTGTTTATGTGGTGCCAAATGAAACCGATGGTGACAAGGAGCTGTTTACGACCAAGGATTGCGGTGTAGAAAAACACGAACTACATCGTTGTGGTTGGCGAAATGATCAAATTGCCTCTTTCTTTGGTAGCTAA
- the LOC108481985 gene encoding serine/threonine-protein kinase RIPK-like isoform X2, with product MTVKKITWKSLMLSCYNSKDIISPSDSGEKDSKPCQFQRLSMSDVSDRSSPLSVDDLSTSLLGSNLHVFTFAELRLITHYFARCNLLGEGGFGPVYKGFIDDKLRPGLKAQPVAVKALDLYGLQGHREWLAEIIFLGQLRHPHLVKLIGYCYEEDNRVLVYEYMPRGSLENQLFRRYSAPLPWSARMKIALAAAKGLAFLHEADKPVIFRDFKSSNILLDSDYNCKLSDFGLAKDGPEGEQTHVTTRVMGTQGYAAPEYIMTGHLTTMSDVYSFGVVLLELLTGKRSVDNSRPGREQSLVEWARPLLRDPKKLDKLIDARLERQFSNKGAQKVAALAYKCLSHQPKPRPSMGDVVKILDSVQGFEDEFVGPFVYVVPNETDGDKELFTTKDCGVEKHELHRCGWRNDQIASFFGS from the exons atgaCAGTGAAGAAGATTACATGGAAATCTCTCATGTTAAGCTGTTACAATAGCAAGGACATCATCTCTCCATCTGATTCAGGGGAGAAGGATTCGAAACCATGTCAATTCCAAAGACTATCAATGTCCGACGTAAGTGATCGCAGCTCGCCACTCTCTGTCGACGATCTCTCGACCTCTCTACTCGGCTCAAATCTTCATGTGTTTACCTTTGCGGAGCTAAGACTAATAACCCATTATTTCGCACGCTGTAATCTGCTCGGTGAAGGAGGGTTCGGACCGGTTTACAAAGGTTTCATTGATGACAAGCTTAGGCCTGGATTGAAGGCTCAGCCGGTTGCTGTCAAGGCACTGGACTTGTATGGCTTGCAGGGTCATAGGGAGTGGCTG GCTGAAATAATCTTTCTTGGTCAACTACGGCATCCTCATCTGGTTAAGTTGATTGGATATTGTTATGAAGAAGATAACAGAGTTTTAGTGTATGAATATATGCCAAGAGGAAGCTTAGAAAATCAACTCTTTAGAA GGTATTCAGCTCCCTTACCATGGTCTGCTAGGATGAAAATTGCCTTGGCAGCAGCAAAGGGCCTGGCTTTCCTACATGAAGCTGATAAACCAGTAATATTTCGGGACTTTAAATCTTCAAACATCTTGTTAGACTCT GATTACAATTGCAAACTATCGGATTTCGGGTTAGCAAAGGATGGTCCAGAAGGCGAACAGACTCATGTAACGACCCGAGTTATGGGCACACAAGGATATGCAGCTCCAGAGTATATCATGACTG GTCATTTGACAACAATGAGTGATGTGTACAGCTTTGGAGTGGTTCTCTTAGAGTTACTAACAGGGAAACGATCTGTGGACAATAGCCGGCCCGGTCGAGAGCAGAGCCTTGTGGAATGGGCAAGGCCATTATTAAGGGACCCTAAGAAGCTTGATAAGCTAATAGATGCTAGACTTGAGAGACAATTTTCCAACAAGGGGGCTCAAAAGGTGGCTGCGTTGGCATACAAATGCTTGAGCCACCAACCAAAGCCAAGGCCTAGCATGGGCGATGTGGTCAAGATCCTGGACTCTGTTCAGGGGTTTGAGGATGAATTTGTTGGACCTTTTGTTTATGTGGTGCCAAATGAAACCGATGGTGACAAGGAGCTGTTTACGACCAAGGATTGCGGTGTAGAAAAACACGAACTACATCGTTGTGGTTGGCGAAATGATCAAATTGCCTCTTTCTTTGGTAGCTAA